The genomic stretch AGAGGCTTGTATACGTACGTATGCTATAGATAAACAGAAGCTCTCATAAGTACGGATATGGATTTATAACCTTTACACTATTTCCTAAGGCAATCACCATCAGGTGGCCTGGAACAATCAATGTTAGTGAGTTCACACCCATCTTTCTCTCCAACCACTCCGCCTATTATCTTTAACAACAAGAACGCCACTTTATCTGCAGTTGGTGATTCTTCGTATGTCTGGATCATGCCCGCCATAGCTCCTGACTCGTCACTGGCCCTACAATATTCATCTGTTTCAAGGATTAGTTGGCTAGCTAAGTCTCTCATTAAATCCCTAAAAATAGACATGTAGGTACTAATGGCTCCCGGCGGGAAAAGCAGATGTAACTTGAAGGATGTTAACTAGTTGTTATGAGACCGTCGTGGTCGGAGTAACCATGCTGAACTCACCGCGTCAGTCGTTCTCAGAATGAATCTTTCAAGTAAATCAGTTCAAAGCGGCTCTACTGGACTCGAACGGCGTGTTCCTTATATAAAAACTAATTGCGTGACCAGATATCGATGAAGTTATGGTGTTCATATGGATGAAGTTGGGCTGGCTGGATTTCTTGACAAGCTCGACTGGAACAAATTGACGGGTCCCATGGGGTACGTTAGCTAATCTCGGCTCCAGAACTTCAGGAACGGCTGacggagaatgaaatcggaGTCAAAAACAACCTGAGTCTTTACCTGTTTTTTGCCTCCGACTTTAAACTCAGACTATTCGTGTCGGGCTTCTCTAGTGGGCCTCTCGGAGCCCATAACCACTTCCGACTGGCAGAAGCGAAAGCCTGCAACTCAAGATCTCAGAACTTACGTTTATCCTTTGCAATGATCTCTCTCAAAGGGAAATATATTGCTTACTTCGCTGGAAAATGACTGCCCCTGGAATCATCTGCACCAGCATTCCAGCGAATCATTGATGTGTAGCAATGTCGACGAACTAGCTTCCAGGGCCAATTGAATCTCGTTTTCCCCGAACTCAAATTCTCATCAAACTTCAATGATTGGACTGGTCAATACCTACTAGTAATGTGCTCATTTTTTTACTTTTGCCGGTGTACGAAACCGTGGTTTTTGATGTGCTCAACGTACCAATGGGCAGTGGGAGGTTGGTACATGAAGCAAACTCGGTGGTCTGGTGTCGTGTTTTCGTCCTTGGCCTGTCAATTCAGTCTCCGTCTTCGTGTATGCATTGGCTAGAGAATGTAAAACACTGGGGTACTGATGTCATCATCTTGGGTTGAACATTGCGTATGTTTGCGGTCAGCCAAAGATCGACCTGCGATCGGTATTCTGTTTTTTGGGGGTTATTCAAGCACGAGTCCCCAGAGGTGGCTGGCAAATCCTCCAAATAGTCCAAAATACAAAGGACAGATAAAAGGTACCCTCTCTCCCttcccttctcttccttATACCACAACTACCACAGCCAACTTCTCTCTCACATTTTTGAATAACAGCTAGCCTGCTCATCATCGCTCAAGTTCGTCAACATTATTGACGAATAACACTTCGCCTACTTTCAACAAGGCCGTCAACACTATTGAAGAATAACATCTCACCTATTTTCAACAAGCTCGTGAACGCCATTGAAGAATAACATCTCGCCAACTCTCAACAAGCTCATTAACATTATCTACGAATATCAACACGCCTATCCGCCTCGCCGCCAAAATTCTGTACGAATAACATCGCGCCAACCTTGGATGCATCCTTTGTATCCAAGGTCTATAGGGGTGGGGCCCTACATTAGTAGGTCCCCTACTCCCGACCCGGAGTTTAATATAGCAATGGCAGCGGTTTTCATGGGACATCAACCACCCGTCAGGGTCCACAGGACATACCCTCGCCTTTCTAGCGCTGCTTTTAAACGTCTCGccattttgattttggcgGGCTGGGCAGTGAAGACAGCCCTCTCGAGCTACAGTGATGCTGTTTTCCCGAACTCGCCTTTTGGATTTCGCTCTCCAGAGTCCGAAGCTTCTTCAACTGGTGGATTCGTCGTCGTTCATCCCAAATCAAGCGCTTCGAGCACCGTCAACTATCGGAAAGGCTTCAAAGGCGGCGAGCAGAATTCTTTAGTCAACATTTCTGGTAAGTTTTCTCGCCCTCACCCTGTTAATGAGCTCTTGTAGCTGACTACCGTTGATTAACAGGTCAACCCAATAATACCTTGATTAGTATGTCCCCTGGCATCGGCTCAATTATTTTCGGACCCCTCCTGGATATTTCTAGTAACAAAGAGTATAGCACCCAATTAGGTGAGTAGGCAAGGGTGTCATTGTCTATGCTTTGTTGACATCATCTCAAGGTACCAACGACACTACCTCACTCGGCGCCCCTGACATCCACAAACATTTCATGGATATTACCCAAGCCTCTCTCGCTGATGTACACGTTGTCGACGCCGCATTCATTACCAAAGATATCGCGAAGTATATCACGTTCCAAACGGTTCTAGCCACACTACAACGCCTCAACTATTTCTCTGTTGACGAGTCCACCATGTACGATAGACTCGGTGGGTGCTTTGTTTCTAagattttctttcttatctAAAGTAACAACAGATCATGGTGTCGATTCCCTAAGTCATAGAGGAGATCCCAACTCATGGAGCGTCGTTGTCTTTGCCCACCCTAGTATGTATCTAACCTGTTCACACATCCCAACCCCTTTAATTAACGATAACATTTTATAGCCTCTCCATTTGTCAACACCCGCAATAATGAACCTTTCTTTGGTCAGACCAACAACGTCGTGATTGACATATCCCCTGGTATCGGCTCAAACATTTTCGGACCCCTTCTAGATATCCTTAGTAACGAAATGAATGGCATCCAACAATGTGAGTAGGAAAAGACATATGCTTGTTAGTATACTTCTAATACCACCACCGCAAGTTTCCAGCGACGCAACCCCACTCTGCGGCGCTGCCATCTCCAAAGCATCCTCGCTCTTGTCCAATCTCACCGAAGCACACTTCATGGATGTTTCTCAAGCCTCAAACGCTGATGTATACGTTGTCGATGCCACAATTCCTATCCAATATCTCGCGAATCTCATGCAATTCCAAATGACTGTCGCTACACAAGAGTGCCTCAACCACTTCACTGTTGACGAGTCCACCATGCACGATAACCTCGGTCGGTGTTTCATTGGTCATATTAATTTTCCTGATCTAACGTAGCAACAGATCATGGTGTCGATTCCCTAAGTCTCAGAGGAGATCCCAAGTCATGGAGTGTCGTTGTCTTTGCCCATCCTAGTGTGTATTTAACGTGTTTACATACCTCAATCTCTCATATTGACGACAATTCTATACAGCCTCTCCCTTTGTCTACCGAAGTAGCGCCTTCAGCGGGGAACACCTTTCTGTCAGTTCCCCTGCGCTACCTGTGGACGTCGGTCGAGATGAAATGGATGGATCAAGACAGCTTAGCAACATCGACTGGAATATTTACATGGCATTTGGACTAGGACTCGTCGCACTTCTAAGCCTACTCTTCAGACACCTCCAATACACCGTCACAAAGCCACCGGCACCTGCACCCCGGCCAACCTTGCAGTACATACGATATGACTCTCTTTCCAGCTTCGGTCGCATGCAAGAACAGAAGCTCGATACTCTATTCGAGTGTCGCTTCAGTGGATGCAAATTCGATCGATACATCGAGGTCTGGTACAGCAAGGTCACCATGGATTCTGTTAACAAGTTCCTCGCAAATGGCTGTCAATATTTGCCAGAGCAATGGGGACAAGGATTCTGGGCCATATTATCTTCTATTTTATCGGTAATTGCCGAGTTCATGGAGTGCTTTgttatgcttcttttccTGGTGCACTCCTTCTATGGTCGATTTGAAGTTTATTTCATTGGGGTCTTTAAGGTGAGAGGGTTCACCATTGACCTGGGAACTATCTCATTTCGGCAATAGATAATTGCAGTACTTCTGTTACTTGGTGGTGCATCGCTATATTttaggcaattaacgaccgtccaacgcctcttcaaCGTCAATGGCAAGCGAAGGAAGAAACTACGCTTATCTTCTGTGTTGGCTATTCTATCGGTTATTGTCGAGTTCATGGAGTGCTTTCTTATACTTCTTTTCCTGGTGCACTCCTACTGTGGTCAATTTGAAGGTTATTTCATTGGGATATTTAAGGTGAGCGGGTTCATATTTTACCTAGGAACTATCTCATTTCGGCAATAGATAATCGCAGTACTTCTGTTACTTGGTGGTGCATTGCAATTTTTTAGGCAATTAACGGCCGTCCAACACCTCTTCAACGTCAATGGCAAGTGAACGAAGAAACGATGCAGACGTCATGGTATCTGTATGCGCCTTGTTCTTTGGGCACATCCTGAACGTCTCTATATTCCCGACGTCTTCAGATACACCTATCCGCACACGGTGAGAATCATCGACTTTGGCAGCAGTACAGGGGGTCAAGGGTTGAGAAACCCCCGGCATTCAGGCATTGTCTGAGGAGATGACTCGCTGTCGTGTTGTCGTCGTCTTGTCATGATAGTCACAAGCGCTTAGGTGCGTTTCTAATTCCACAGCAACTGCTTAATTTTCATATTGATCTTCATtggctcttcttctcaggACACTCCTCGTACTATTCTTTTATCGCTTCTACCAGCAACATTATCACCAGCATCGTTACCAAGCAATCATTATTAGCGATATCATTACCAGCATCATCATTCTAGATTTCATTTGGATGTTATCCAAGCCTCTCAAGTCGATGAGTACGGTGTCGACCCCACAAGTCCTACCAACTATCCCGCAAGTCTCATTCAAATCCAAATGACTGTCGCTACACAAGAGTGCCTCAACCACTTCACTGTTGACGAGTCCACCATGCACGATAACCTCGGTCGGTGTTTCATTGGTCATATTAATTTCCTTGATCTAACGTAGCAACAGATCATGGTGTCGATTCCCTAAGTCTCAGAGGAGATCCCAAGTCATGGAGTGTCGTTGTCTTTGCCCATCCTAGTGTGTATTTAACGTGTTTACATACCTCAATCTCTCATATTGACGACAATTCTATACAGCCTCTCCCTTTGTCTACCGAAGTAGCGCCTTCAGCGGGGAACACCTTTCTGTCAGTTCCCCTGCGCTGCCTGTGTACATCGGTCGAGATGAAACGGATGGATCAAGACAACTCAGCAACATCAACTGGAAGATTTACACGGCATTTGGACTAGGACTCGTCGCACTTCTAAGCCTACTCTTCTGACACCTCCAATGCACCGTCACAAACCCACCAGCACCGGCAGACCGGCCAACCTTGCAGTACATACGATATGACTCTCTTTCCAGCTTCGGTCGCATGCAAGAACAGAAGCTCGATACTCTATTCGAGTGTCGCTTCAGTGGATGCAAATGCAATCGATACATCGAGGTCTCGGGCACATCCTGAACGTCTTTATATTCCCAACGACTTCAAGATACACCCATCCGCACTCGTAGAGCAGCATCGAAATTCCTCTCTTTCCAGCTTCGGTCGCATGCAAGAACAGAAGCTCGATACTCTATTCGAGTGTCGCTTCAGTGGATGCAAATGCAATCGATGCATCGAAGTCTCGGGCACATCCTGAACGTCTTTATATTCCCGACGTCTTCAAGATACACCCATCCGCACTCGTAGAGTTCACCAACACAGTAGATAAAATGAGACCTTACATGACTATCCTCTTCCCTTTTAAAGATCTCAGTCGATTAGGTAGAGTTTCAAAGAGTAAGGGACTGGGTATCGATTATACTGTCATAGAGTCAAACAGTTCTGGCATTCATTAGGGGTGAGATTACGCACGAGTATCTACGAAGCACTTTAATCAATTTCGAGCCGTTCATACGGGGATATATGGTCAAACTTGAGAGACCAGCCTATACAGATGTCTACGAGGAACAGTGAGATCGTGCTCGAAAACAGCTGGGAACGAAACAATTGGCTAGCGGTTCTAGAGGGAAAACCGTGACAATCCTTAACCAATCCTGACCTAAACCCCTAGAAATACTTTCCAAAAACTCTTGTAATGATATTTTCTTAGTATAGTTCTTGAATGATTAGAATAGATTCCGGCAGGAAAGATAAGCATGAAGATGCATTCATATTGATCAGCACATTCGGTTGCGTGAAACAAATTGGaatttggatattcaatTACTTGAATATAAACTGCTAGAGACAAATTACCAGGACGCCCTGCTTCCGTCAACATTGATGAATTGCCCTCCATCTTTTTCCCTAGTCGACTCGTCGATAATGTTCAACAAAAGAACAGCAACCTTATCTGCAGTTGGAAATTCTCCATATGTCTGAATGACGGCTTGCAGAGCTCCGGATGCATCTGTCTCTTTGCTATAGTCAACTGTTATGTTAAATTAGTGTTTAGTATTAAACAACAAAAGGTTTGTTGTCAGGACTTACACATATCTGTGTCGACACCGCCtggagagagaggaaatgTAACTAAGGTAATGTTAGTATTCTCATTGGTTCATATCGTTAAAAGACTATAACTCACTGAGCCACTCGTTTTCGTAGTGGATTTTACGGGTAATCCAGTTCAAAGTCGCTTTGCTGGACGCGTATGGGGTATTCCTCATATCGAGAGATATAGTTGGCTCCGAAATTGATCCAACAAGACTACTGATAGGCACGAAGCGAGGCTGcttgcttttcttcaacaGGTTGTACAGAGCTTGGAATAGTACGACCGGGCCAAGTACATTAGCCTGACATGAAGATGATGCATCGTCAGAAAATATCCATATATCATTTCAATTATGTTCAGCGGCATACCTTGAAATGGTCCTCCAGATCACTAACGAGGACGTCATTTACTCTATTATTTCCCGCAAGCAAGCCTAAGAATCCCGGATTCAGTATAAATTCTGGTGTGTCGACAGGacttgaacgttgaacacTTACTGGCATTTCCGATAACGGTGTCCACCCTTCCATGACGCTCTTCGATTTCTTTTGCCAAAGCCTTATTGCCTTCGACATCCGCGGCAACCCACTTGACAATCGCTAGTCTGGAGGGATATTTCTTCTTGAGTTCGTCAAGCGCCGGGGCCTTGCTCGGATCCCTGGCAGTTGCGTAAACGAACGCATCCTCGTGTTTGGAGAGTATCAGTGCAGTAAGGGCATAGCCTAGAATGGAACGTAAACAATGAGACGCTGATTTCAAGACGAGAAGGAAGGTGATCGTACCAACACCACGTGGACGGTTGGCGCCAGTGATAAGATAAACAGTAGATGGAGAAGACATGAGGCTAATTTCTATGGGTATGGTGTACTTTGTTTGGAGATGGTGAAGTTGTGTGATGCTAAAACAGCCAGAGAAACGGCGTTATATAGGTGGGCCCCTGCTTGGTGCTTATGCATGATTTGAGACACGACGACACCAGAGTGCCTATTGCGGTGTCCTACAGCTGACATACTCGTCCAGAGGATATCAAATCGAGCATTGAAGTGTGCTGCCGCCAACGACTCGAAACGACGGCAGCAGATGTGTGTTTGTAATTAGCAAACCAACATATATCACGGGCAATGACGTTTACTTCGAGTTATTTTTCAGCCTTACGAACCAAGGCTTGGCAGTCTTGTTTTGGAACTTGCGGACAACCCATTTCATTTCAGTGTTTGTCATGTCCATCAAAATGCTTGATGATACAATCCAGCTTGAATCCAGCGAGCATTTCCACGATTAGAAATGGTGAGTCGATATTACTGTGTTGTTAGCGTGTTTGCATAAATGCTTATTATGGAGAAGTAATAACCAGGAAAGCTATTAGAGAGGGCTAAGTGGGACTGTGGAGGGCTATGTAAGGGTATGTACTAGGTTGAAGATCACAAGATTTCCTTAGTTATCAATTACTCACGCTCTCTAGCCCCCCAACTTGATTGTCGCATGCCTGTAAATAGCGATGTTTGATAGCGCGAATCTAGAAAGATGCCAAAGCAGGGACTCGAGGTTATGTCTCCCGGTTAGCGCCCACCACAGATTTATTGTGCTATTAATATCTTCAAGGTCAATTCAAACCTTTCTGATGTTGTCGGTAAAGATATTCAATTGCGCGCTCAGAATCCATCAGCCAGTATATGCAAGGGTGTGCCTTGCATCAAATCAGTGCGTGCGCCCCACTACAGTCAGCCCTGCGCGGCAATGGGAAGAAGATAAAACAAGGATACAGAAAAGAGATATAGGTATTAGAGTCAATTGCATACATTAACCAATGTCATTAGGAAGTAAAAACCGAAAACATCTCGATGAGTAATGATAAAAAACAACAGCGATAAAATTGGAAAAAATGCAAGGTGGAGATGATTGCGGTTGCTGATGATCGCAAAGGGCCGGGAATTGGCGCAGAGGAGATCATTCAGAAATCAGCAGGTACTTGATGGAGATCGTCAAGCCGTCGATCTATTGTCGGTTTGAAGGCAATAACTACCAGGATGGTGCTATGTCCGCCCCAAGCTGAAAGAAAATGTTAAATAAAGTCCAATAAACCTGATCGACGATAGAATTGCAGGCAAAGGTGACGAGCACATGGCCACGATATCAATGTATTGCAGCAAACATCGCCGCTGACTGAATCAAAGGCGGTGATTGCGACTGAGATGAGTGGGACGACGAGTGAGGCGAGCTCGGCGTTGAGCTGGGTACATCAGCCCACGCCGATGAACCAAACACATCATCCTGAACCGGCATATTCGCGATGCGGAAGCGAGGCGTTGGTTGAGAGTCGTCCTCTGGTGACTGTACTGGTGGTGATAGCAGTGTGTTTGCTTCCAGCGGGTGATCATCCTCATGTCGGACGGCATCTGGGGCAGGTGAAGGTGGAAGGGGTGGGTAAGCCTCCAAGACTAGGGAATCTGGGCGAGATTTGATTGCCACTTCTGATGATGACCGTGAATGGCCGCGTGGATAGCTGGTGGTAGAATGGTTCACTTCTGGCTTTGGAGAGGCCAGTGGGTTTGACTCTCGTAGATGTGCATTCTCGACGTCAATCAAGCGCAAAGCGCTCTTGAGAGCCTCCTTCTCCAGTTTGACTTCTTTGAGTTCATCCTCAGTCTCTGCGCGCATCTTCCTTTCCGTGGCCACCATTTTGTTCGCCTGTAATCAAATTGAAATTAATCTGGAGGATGAGAATTGGAAATACACACCTCTTCGAACAAGGCCTGCGAAAGAGACTCtagttcctcctccaaagCTGCTTTCTCCTCTGCGATTTTTTTCTtggcctttctttccttctctaACTCCGCACTCAACTCCTCCAGCTCTTTCGAGCGTACCGACGACAACGATGGCATCGAAGGTGACGTTAGATGATGAGTCTGCACTCCAGGGATTTGAGGGCTCGAAACCAGGGATGAAGAGCCAGATGGAGTACTGGGGCGACTCGCCGGTCGAGGGTTGGTGTTTGTGTTCCCACTAAAGCGAAATTTAAAAAAGCGATTGTCCTGGGTCGATGGTGTACTGGCTGACGGAGGAGGCGATGGATCTGAGGACGGAACGTAGTGATCTACAGATTGTGAACGTTCTAATGACGTTCTTGGGTTCTCTGCTTCTCGAGCGCTAGTTCGACGCCAACCGACGTCTTTGGACTGTCCCGTTGTATCTCTTTTGAGCGCATCTTCCAACATCTCGTTGTTGGCTATAACCAGCTGCAAATTAGACTTGGCCACGTTGAGTTGAACTTCGAGATCAGCTTGCGTTTTGTACGCTTCGCTGAGCAGTGCAGACTGTGAAAAGTTCCACCATCGATGAACAAGAACCCAAGAGATTTAACAGGGGGTTTACTCACCAATTCGGAGACCCTGTTTATGACCATGCTCAAAGCTGATCGCAAGTCATCCTCCTGTCCGTCGGAATGTACTCTTCTAGCGTCGTGAAgttcttcctccactttCAGAAATATTGGGTGCGATGATGACTTCTGTTGGGTAGCATTGAGATGCAGACTATCGGAACGCCGTGGTATTCCATTAACACTAGATGGGAAGTGTAGCATCGGGGAACTTTTCAATACCCAGTAAACCAGAAAAAGGTCTTGGGCGAAGGCGATATCAGAGAACAAAGCCAAAGCTATCCCCCGTCGCCGCCGTCAACAGTCTGTGACATATGTGTGACCTGACCTGCCGTGCAGCCGTTTATAGTCTAATCGGGATCAAGGGAATCCAACCTTTTGACATGAGCGACTGTTACATGCCTTGTACATCTGGGACTGCCTAATAGCTAATTAAAACAGGGGAGTAAACGTCTAACTCCTCTGAATTATACAGTGTATGATACAGCTGATTTGTTTCGAAAACTTTGAGATAGAACTCACAATTAACTTGTCCAGGAATACAGAGATCAGGCTTCCAATAGTTCGTGCTCATGCATAGTATTAATTAATATTGTATCAGCGAGATCAAGCAAGTAATAGTACAAATCATCTAACAGCAACATACAAACCTTCCACAGCGACATTGGCTTGCCATATCCCGACCTTTCTCACCGCTCTCAGCATTGCAGGGGCAGGGAGGACAAGCACAAATGCAGGGATGCCAATCGCTACAATAGCGATGGAGATGAGTAATGTGATGGCGGGTTTGATAACGATGAAATAGAATAGAGCCTGATACGATGTAGGGTCTGTGAACTATAAAAACCGTGAGATTGAGCATCGACTCTATAAGATCTTTGAATAGATGGCAGCGCACCATGGCATAGGTGTTTTTATAGAACGAGTTTTCGCGAACTAAACCCTGTCTTGTGTGACCCATCTCGACTTCCGTTGATGTTGGTTCTCGATAACGGGTGAATATGGGCCGAGGCGGATAAGGTGGGGTATGATTGAATGGCGCGTGAAACCGAGTCTGAAGTGCAAGCTCTCCCCTCGCGAACGCTCTAGCCCCCAGCAAATCGAAGAAGCAAAGAACAGCGCCCAGTGGTAATGCTACCAGGAGCGTTGTTCCAGTCTTTCAACTGAATCAGACAATCGAGAAACATAACATGATGATACAGACGCACCACTGTGAACACAAACAGGTATACCCATGCTATCAGTCCGTATGGAAAGTTCAGCACTGCCAGGTGGAATAATGCCCTGTAGTAAGACTTGACGAATATAGGGCGGAAATATCGTTTCCATGCAGCTCTGGAGAAGAATCCCGTCCCTCGTTGCTGAGTAGAAGTGGCTGGCACAGTGGAGTCTGACTGTCCAACTACTCTCAAAGGCGTATCGTCCTCATCTCCTTGGAATAGCGAAAGCACAGTATGGGCTAGCGACGGCGCAGCAGACATGGTGCTCG from Psilocybe cubensis strain MGC-MH-2018 chromosome 2, whole genome shotgun sequence encodes the following:
- a CDS encoding Norsolorinic acid ketoreductase, with the protein product MSSPSTVYLITGANRPRGVGTITFLLDAFVYATARDPSKAPALDELKKKYPSRLAIVKWVAADVEGNKALAKEIEERHGRVDTVIGNASLLAGNNRVNDVLVSDLEDHFKANVLGPVVLFQALYNLLKKSKQPRFVPISSLVGSISEPTISLDMRNTPYASSKATLNWITRKIHYENEWLITFPLSPGGVDTDMFDYSKETDASGALQAVIQTYGEFPTADKVAVLLLNIIDESTREKDGGQFINVDGSRASW